In Rutidosis leptorrhynchoides isolate AG116_Rl617_1_P2 chromosome 2, CSIRO_AGI_Rlap_v1, whole genome shotgun sequence, one genomic interval encodes:
- the LOC139888854 gene encoding early nodulin-like protein 20: MRSSRYIVRPKTATVAIAIATMLTCVMCRDPVRHLVGGKDRWQPNVNYTNWSLHETFYVGEWLYFMYDKHLFNVLQVNQTSYENCTDQGFIYNITRGAGRDVFELIRPKPYYFLSSGGYCYNGMKVAVNVVEFVAAPQPAPVPSGCTVTKINLLVSLVVISIWAVFLKN; the protein is encoded by the exons ATGAGAAGTTCAAGATACATTGTACGGCCGAAGACGGCAACAGTTGCGATTGCGATCGCCACTATGCTAACATGTGTGATGTGTAGAGATCCGGTCCGACATCTCGTTGGTGGGAAAGATAGATGGCAACCGAATGTTAACTACACGAATTGGTCACTTCATGAGACATTTTATGTCGGCGAATGGCTTT ATTTCATGTACGACAAGCACTTGTTCAACGTGTTGCAAGTGAACCAAACTAGCTACGAAAACTGTACTGATCAAGGGTTCATTTACAATATAACACGAGGTGCAGGACGCGATGTGTTTGAACTTATTCGACCAAAGCCGTACTACTTCCTTTCAAGTGGAGGTTATTGTTATAACGGAATGAAAGTGGCGGTTAATGTTGTTGAATTCGTTGCTGCTCCTCAACCTGCACCAGTTCCGAGTGGTTGTACAGTAACCAAAATCAACTTACTCGTCTCATTGGTCGTGATATCTATCTGGGCTGTTTTCCTCAAAAATTGA